The following proteins come from a genomic window of Flavobacterium crocinum:
- a CDS encoding DoxX family membrane protein: MKIATIIVRVLIGLLLLFASISYFFHLMPEPETTGNFKAFNVGLMAATYLMPLAKSVELLCGLAFVSGRFVTLANILILPITINILFINYFLAPEGLPIAVLLFVGNIFLIYRYWDNYRSVFTP; this comes from the coding sequence ATGAAAATTGCCACCATTATTGTCCGTGTTTTAATTGGTCTTTTGTTGCTTTTTGCATCGATCAGTTATTTTTTCCACCTGATGCCCGAACCGGAAACTACCGGAAATTTCAAAGCCTTTAATGTTGGTTTAATGGCTGCGACGTATTTAATGCCTTTGGCAAAATCAGTAGAATTACTTTGCGGACTTGCCTTCGTCAGCGGTCGTTTTGTAACTCTGGCCAATATTCTGATTTTACCTATCACAATCAATATCCTTTTTATCAATTATTTTTTAGCTCCGGAAGGTCTTCCTATTGCGGTTCTACTCTTCGTTGGTAATATATTCCTGATATACAGATACTGGGATAATTACAGAAGTGTATTTACTCCTTGA
- a CDS encoding vWA domain-containing protein, translated as MSLFVFFLLFSCKKADSSSSADVKMESASRDEAAVTTDASSSESEEPKQQLQIQAGQITAGEWNDLNNWSFWESLNENSEFSEMSNYWKYNLRDRISVKIKSGSENVIDTPVTLLNSNDEIVWISRTNNKGNAVLWPFLKNSKKSDLQNLKVKVGNEIFGNIQKYSKLKSNDLSVKNYIKRNSEKIIDVAFMVDATGSMGDEIDYLKEELADVISKVKDENQNVKMNMGAVFYRDQGEEYVTKISDFSSNINTTINFIKEQSAAGGGDFPEAVETALDKSINNLQWSENATSRILFLVLDAPPHYEDQIVSEIHDLVETASKKGIKIIPITASGIDKETEFLMRYMAIATNGTYVFITNDSGIGNDHLIASVGDYQVEYLNKLMERLINESLK; from the coding sequence ATGAGCTTATTCGTATTTTTTTTACTTTTTTCCTGCAAAAAGGCAGATAGCTCATCATCTGCAGATGTAAAAATGGAGTCTGCCAGCAGAGATGAAGCTGCAGTAACTACAGATGCATCAAGTTCAGAAAGTGAAGAACCTAAACAGCAATTGCAAATTCAAGCAGGCCAAATAACGGCAGGAGAATGGAATGATTTAAATAATTGGTCATTTTGGGAATCCTTAAATGAAAACTCTGAATTTTCGGAAATGAGTAATTATTGGAAATACAATTTAAGAGATAGAATTTCTGTAAAGATAAAATCAGGTTCAGAAAACGTAATTGATACGCCAGTGACATTACTTAATTCAAATGATGAAATAGTCTGGATTTCTAGAACCAATAATAAAGGAAATGCTGTATTGTGGCCTTTTTTAAAAAACTCAAAAAAATCAGATTTACAAAATTTGAAAGTAAAAGTTGGCAATGAGATATTTGGAAACATTCAAAAATACAGCAAATTAAAAAGCAACGATTTATCCGTAAAAAATTACATCAAAAGGAATTCTGAAAAAATAATAGATGTTGCGTTTATGGTCGATGCAACAGGATCAATGGGAGATGAAATTGATTACTTAAAAGAAGAATTAGCTGATGTAATATCAAAAGTAAAGGATGAAAATCAAAACGTAAAAATGAACATGGGCGCGGTGTTTTACAGAGATCAAGGAGAGGAATATGTAACCAAAATTTCCGATTTCTCTTCTAATATTAACACCACAATCAACTTTATAAAAGAACAATCTGCAGCTGGGGGAGGTGATTTTCCAGAAGCTGTTGAAACTGCCTTAGATAAATCAATTAATAACTTACAGTGGTCAGAAAATGCAACTTCAAGAATACTTTTTCTAGTGCTAGATGCGCCACCTCATTATGAAGACCAGATTGTATCTGAAATTCATGATTTAGTTGAAACAGCAAGTAAAAAAGGAATCAAGATTATTCCGATTACTGCCAGCGGTATTGACAAAGAAACTGAGTTTTTGATGCGCTATATGGCAATAGCGACGAACGGAACTTATGTATTTATTACAAACGATAGCGGTATTGGAAACGATCATCTTATTGCATCTGTAGGGGATTATCAAGTCGAATATTTAAATAAACTAATGGAAAGATTGATAAATGAAAGTTTAAAGTAA
- a CDS encoding anthranilate synthase component I family protein codes for MRVSITKPISNPEQFKEQLLNWAQQFREVVFLDSNSYPQQYSSFDCLLAVDAFTSLKTDYYNAFEDLKQYQQNTKDWLFGCLSYDLKNDIENLQSNNFDGLDFPDLFFFQPKKIFILKENQLEMQYLMLCDDEVEEDFEEIIKIQNETFVTLSGVEVKQRISKDLYIQKVNKMLEHIHIGDMYEANFCMEFYAENVVINPFEKFQKLNEISKAPFSVFFKNYKQYLLSASPERYLKKVGDKIISQPIKGTSKRFSDLEEDEKSKAILVSDEKERAENIMITDLVRNDLSHTAKKGSVEVEELCGIYSFLQVHQMISTVASKLDSQYSAVDVLKTTFPMGSMTGAPKISVMQIVENLEETKRGLYSGAVGYFTPEGDFDFNVVIRSILYNQENKYVSFSVGSAITAQSVPEKEYEECLLKAKAMHEVLR; via the coding sequence TTGAGAGTTTCTATTACCAAGCCCATTTCAAATCCGGAGCAGTTTAAAGAGCAGCTTTTAAATTGGGCACAACAGTTTCGAGAAGTCGTTTTTTTAGACAGTAATTCCTATCCACAGCAATATTCCAGTTTTGATTGTTTATTGGCAGTTGATGCTTTTACGTCTTTAAAGACTGATTATTACAATGCTTTTGAAGATTTAAAACAATACCAGCAAAATACTAAAGACTGGTTGTTTGGATGTCTATCTTATGATCTTAAAAATGATATTGAAAATCTTCAATCTAATAATTTCGACGGATTAGATTTTCCTGATTTGTTTTTCTTTCAGCCTAAAAAGATTTTTATTCTGAAGGAAAATCAGCTTGAAATGCAGTATTTAATGCTTTGTGACGATGAGGTTGAGGAAGATTTTGAAGAAATTATAAAGATTCAAAACGAAACATTTGTCACACTGAGCGGAGTCGAAGTGAAGCAACGAATTTCTAAAGATTTGTATATCCAAAAAGTAAATAAAATGCTCGAGCATATTCATATAGGAGACATGTATGAAGCTAATTTCTGTATGGAATTTTATGCAGAAAATGTCGTTATAAATCCGTTTGAGAAATTTCAGAAACTAAATGAAATTTCAAAAGCCCCTTTTTCTGTTTTCTTTAAAAATTACAAACAATATCTGCTTTCTGCTTCGCCGGAGCGCTATTTGAAGAAAGTGGGAGATAAAATTATTTCTCAGCCTATTAAAGGAACTTCTAAACGTTTTTCTGATTTAGAAGAAGATGAAAAATCGAAAGCAATTTTAGTTTCAGACGAAAAAGAACGCGCTGAAAATATCATGATAACCGATTTAGTTCGAAATGATTTATCACACACGGCAAAAAAAGGATCAGTTGAGGTTGAAGAGCTTTGTGGTATTTATTCGTTTCTCCAAGTTCATCAAATGATTTCTACTGTAGCTTCAAAATTAGATTCGCAATATTCGGCAGTAGATGTTTTAAAAACAACTTTCCCGATGGGAAGCATGACTGGAGCACCTAAAATTTCGGTTATGCAAATTGTAGAAAATCTGGAAGAAACTAAAAGAGGTTTATATAGTGGTGCGGTAGGATATTTTACGCCCGAAGGTGATTTTGATTTTAATGTCGTAATTAGGAGTATTTTATACAATCAGGAAAACAAGTATGTTTCATTTTCAGTTGGAAGCGCCATAACAGCACAATCAGTTCCAGAAAAAGAATACGAGGAATGTTTATTGAAAGCCAAGGCAATGCATGAAGTTTTGCGTTAA
- the tilS gene encoding tRNA lysidine(34) synthetase TilS gives MFSKFQNHISSKFPFLAEKKLFLAVSGGLDSMVLLHLLHKLPYEIAVLHCNFQLRGLESFGDQEFIQDYCKQNNIPIFTTHFDTEAFAKDYKLSTQVAARELRYSWFYELLEEKNFDYILTAHHADDNLETFIINLTRGTGLEGLTGIPEQNDKIIRPLLPFSREDILNYANENNIQWREDSSNASNKYLRNKIRHDLVPILKEINPNFLNAFEKTQSFLRESKEMVEDASIMIYQQVAKEAGEDIHFDLNQLKKLPNYQSYLYQWLNEFGFSAWNDIYDLVEGQSGKQVFSSAFRLLKNRETLILSPFSETSEKDEYQINENDKEVNFPLKISLCNVSHITLDSNKAIFVDADKISFPLILRKWKEGDVFQPLGMNGKSKKVSKLFKDEKLSLIEKEKTWILCSNDQIVWVVGMRQDERFKINKTTNNILKIELQ, from the coding sequence ATGTTTTCAAAATTTCAAAATCATATCAGCTCCAAATTTCCTTTTCTGGCAGAAAAGAAACTTTTTCTGGCAGTTAGTGGTGGATTGGACAGTATGGTTTTACTGCATTTGCTTCATAAATTACCTTATGAAATTGCTGTTTTACATTGTAATTTTCAGCTTCGTGGTTTGGAAAGTTTTGGAGATCAGGAATTTATTCAGGACTACTGTAAACAAAATAATATTCCAATTTTTACTACTCATTTTGATACAGAAGCTTTCGCTAAAGATTATAAATTATCGACACAGGTTGCGGCAAGAGAGCTTCGTTACAGCTGGTTTTATGAATTGTTGGAAGAAAAAAACTTCGATTATATTTTAACTGCTCATCACGCCGATGATAATCTGGAAACTTTTATAATCAATCTGACGCGGGGAACCGGATTAGAAGGCTTGACTGGAATTCCTGAACAAAACGATAAAATTATTCGTCCGCTTCTGCCATTTTCAAGAGAAGACATTTTGAACTACGCTAATGAAAATAATATTCAATGGCGCGAAGACAGCAGTAATGCTTCTAATAAATATCTTCGAAATAAAATTCGTCATGATTTAGTTCCCATTCTAAAAGAAATAAACCCTAATTTTTTGAATGCTTTTGAGAAAACGCAATCCTTTTTAAGAGAATCAAAAGAAATGGTTGAAGATGCTTCGATTATGATTTATCAACAAGTAGCAAAGGAAGCGGGAGAAGATATCCATTTTGATTTAAATCAGTTAAAAAAGCTGCCCAATTATCAATCGTATTTGTATCAATGGTTAAATGAATTTGGTTTTTCGGCCTGGAATGATATTTATGATTTGGTTGAAGGACAATCAGGAAAGCAGGTTTTTTCTTCGGCATTCAGACTGCTTAAGAATCGGGAAACACTGATTTTGAGTCCGTTTTCTGAAACATCAGAAAAGGATGAATATCAAATTAATGAAAACGATAAAGAAGTTAATTTTCCCTTAAAAATTTCCCTTTGTAACGTTAGTCACATAACATTAGATTCAAATAAAGCTATATTTGTTGATGCCGATAAAATCAGTTTTCCGTTAATCCTGAGAAAATGGAAAGAAGGTGACGTTTTTCAGCCACTTGGAATGAATGGAAAATCTAAAAAAGTCAGTAAACTTTTTAAGGACGAAAAATTATCCTTGATTGAAAAAGAAAAAACCTGGATCTTATGTTCTAACGACCAAATTGTCTGGGTTGTAGGAATGAGGCAGGACGAGAGATTTAAAATTAACAAAACCACAAATAATATACTAAAAATAGAATTGCAATAA